In Rhizobium sp. BT04, the following proteins share a genomic window:
- a CDS encoding ABC transporter permease, with the protein MTPRGRVHPGFLLVFAREFHWFRRRPFLLFLTTVLPLLLMGLLAAVFSAGLATRLPIAVLDQDGTDLSRRIIRMVDASQDTAVALAVSDLAEGRQLILSGEVHGLLMLPRNLERDVLSGRRPEVVFFYNSQTMTTGNLVLRGVNAAVPTVAAGIRLSLRTAQGEPVDAAQAALAPVPVQVNPLFNPTLNYAHFLLAALMPSVLQVVIITTMAYSLGLDVESRHRLRILRRLGGGLWPALAGKILPYTLIFLAVLGIADLVLFDLLDMPLRGDRWLLLMAGTLFILASQFIGVLLALLLRPMASAISIGSLLAAPAFGFMGIGFPRIGMNDFAYYYGQMIPGTWYLMARIDQTIRGTPLDLSWKPILVLLFLVVLLASVTVLRLETMRSRNRREASALPEAGR; encoded by the coding sequence ATGACGCCGCGCGGGCGGGTGCACCCGGGTTTCCTGCTCGTCTTCGCACGGGAGTTCCACTGGTTTCGCCGCCGGCCGTTCCTGCTGTTCCTGACGACGGTCCTGCCGCTGCTGCTGATGGGCCTTCTGGCCGCGGTTTTCAGCGCAGGTCTGGCAACTCGCCTGCCGATCGCCGTGCTCGATCAGGACGGCACCGATCTGTCGCGCCGGATCATCCGCATGGTCGATGCCAGCCAAGATACGGCGGTCGCCCTTGCCGTCAGCGACCTCGCCGAAGGCCGGCAGCTCATCCTCTCCGGCGAGGTTCACGGCCTGCTCATGCTGCCGCGCAATCTCGAGCGCGACGTGTTGTCCGGCCGCCGGCCGGAGGTGGTGTTCTTCTACAACAGCCAGACGATGACGACCGGCAATCTGGTGCTGCGTGGCGTCAACGCCGCCGTCCCGACCGTGGCGGCGGGCATCAGATTGTCATTGCGCACGGCCCAGGGAGAGCCGGTCGACGCGGCACAGGCCGCTCTCGCTCCCGTTCCGGTGCAGGTAAACCCGCTCTTCAACCCCACCCTCAACTATGCCCATTTCCTGCTTGCCGCCCTGATGCCCAGCGTGCTGCAGGTGGTGATCATCACGACGATGGCCTATTCGCTCGGCCTCGACGTCGAGAGCCGCCACCGGCTGCGCATCCTCCGGCGGCTCGGCGGCGGGTTGTGGCCCGCCCTGGCGGGCAAGATCCTCCCCTATACGCTGATCTTTCTCGCCGTGCTCGGCATCGCCGATCTGGTCCTCTTCGACCTTCTCGACATGCCGCTGCGCGGCGATCGCTGGCTGCTGCTGATGGCCGGCACCCTGTTCATCCTGGCAAGCCAGTTCATCGGCGTGCTGCTGGCGCTGTTGCTGCGGCCGATGGCGAGCGCCATCAGCATCGGCTCGCTGCTCGCCGCGCCCGCCTTCGGCTTCATGGGCATCGGTTTCCCGAGGATCGGCATGAACGACTTCGCCTACTATTATGGCCAGATGATCCCCGGCACATGGTATCTGATGGCAAGAATCGACCAGACGATCCGCGGCACGCCGCTCGATCTGTCGTGGAA
- a CDS encoding HlyD family secretion protein has translation MTASRILRPVIALAVLAALGILLWFATRPPPLIVQGEVSANRVDISPRVSGRIAKLNVDVGDNVEAGAVIAVLESPELTAALHMTEAALSVSQADLARVNSTRPETIDAANAELAAAAADVTLYQEESARQTRLITTGASTQAQAEQAARNLEAAIRKRESAEANVRLVVAGSSKEEKALAAAQVEQTRASLNQQQVNVSELTIHAPISGQVTTRVAELGENFSAGAPLFSIIDLQNPWFTFNLREDLLRGLKVGDDFDVVVPAIGPDKTAVKVTMINAQGQYATWRATRATGDFDLRTFEVRAVPIKSVDGLRPGMSVIAAWSER, from the coding sequence ATGACAGCTTCCAGAATTCTTCGGCCGGTGATCGCCTTGGCGGTTCTGGCAGCACTCGGCATTCTGCTCTGGTTTGCAACACGCCCGCCGCCGCTGATCGTCCAAGGCGAGGTCTCCGCCAATCGGGTCGATATCAGCCCACGTGTCTCCGGCCGCATTGCCAAGCTGAATGTCGATGTCGGCGATAATGTCGAGGCCGGGGCTGTCATCGCCGTGCTCGAAAGCCCTGAGCTGACGGCGGCACTTCATATGACGGAAGCCGCCCTTTCCGTTTCGCAAGCCGATCTTGCCCGCGTCAACAGCACGCGGCCGGAGACGATCGATGCCGCCAATGCCGAACTGGCTGCGGCTGCGGCGGATGTGACCCTCTACCAGGAAGAGTCTGCGCGTCAGACAAGGCTGATCACCACCGGCGCGTCGACCCAGGCTCAGGCGGAGCAGGCGGCCCGCAATCTTGAAGCGGCGATCCGCAAGCGCGAATCCGCCGAGGCCAATGTGCGGCTTGTTGTCGCCGGCTCCAGCAAGGAAGAGAAGGCGCTTGCCGCCGCGCAGGTCGAACAGACGCGCGCCTCGCTCAACCAGCAGCAGGTCAACGTTTCCGAACTGACGATCCACGCGCCGATCTCCGGGCAGGTCACGACGAGGGTTGCCGAACTCGGCGAGAATTTCAGTGCCGGCGCGCCGCTGTTTTCGATTATCGATCTCCAGAATCCCTGGTTCACGTTCAACCTGCGCGAGGATCTGCTGAGAGGCCTGAAGGTCGGGGACGATTTCGATGTCGTCGTGCCGGCAATCGGCCCCGACAAGACCGCGGTCAAGGTGACCATGATCAATGCGCAGGGCCAGTACGCGACATGGCGGGCGACGCGGGCGACCGGTGATTTCGATCTCAGGACGTTCGAGGTGCGCGCCGTTCCGATAAAATCCGTGGATGGCCTGCGGCCCGGCATGAGCGTCATCGCCGCCTGGTCGGAGCGTTGA
- a CDS encoding FAD-dependent oxidoreductase — protein sequence MAAFPEKAKVVIIGLGGIVGASIAHHLVERGWDDIVGIDKSGIPTDIGSTAHASDFCYTTSHDYLSVWTTQYSIDFYEKMGHYARIGGLEVARTGDDSWMEEIKRKLSSARAFGTRAHYVSPSEIKEKFPLIEEDQVMGGLYDPDAGLVIPRSQTVAGKLVDAAEKAGKLKVFGNTPAKSLIVEGGRIKGVVTHRGTIMADHVIVCAGLWGRLIAEMVGEDLPVMPVDHPLTFFGPYNEFEGTGKEIGFPLLRDQGNSAYMRDTGDPATTEGGQIEWGYYEAANPRMCHPRDLLEKHEARLSPSQRDLEMEQIIEPLERAMELTPILGELGYNEGHSFNGLLQVSAGGGASCGESQKVRGLWYCVAIWVKDGPGYGKLIADWMTDGRTEIDHNSIDYARFYPHQLTEEFIEGRCYEAAQKIYFPAVHTREPYASGRNAKRSPFYEREKELGGYFMELGGWERAHGYAANEHLLEKYADRVPLRENEWDSRHFWRVSNAEHLAMSEDCGIVNLSHFHMVDIEGPDHVELMEWLCAAKVGGDANIGKGVYTHFLDDEGMVRADFTVFRMADRCRLVNGADAGPRDLHYMKRVAQDRGLDVTITDVSEKFVTIGIWGPNARDTLKKAVADPAGLDPENFAFTAIKPIEIAGKPVTAFRISYVGEQGWELHMKYEDGLAVWDALRSTGVMAFGVETYANSRRMEKSLRLQNADLLTQYNLIEADLARPKVKEADFRGKAKHLEYKAREHQPAMLCTLVMTENTDKLGVKRYPVGNLPVVDPATGEVLVDALGRRSYTTSIAYGPTVGKNIALAYLPWSHCQVGRKLNVEYFAETYPVEVVGVGYKPIYDPENLKPRS from the coding sequence GTGGCAGCATTTCCGGAAAAGGCAAAGGTCGTCATCATCGGCCTCGGCGGTATCGTCGGCGCCTCCATCGCGCATCATCTCGTCGAGCGCGGATGGGACGATATCGTCGGCATCGATAAGTCGGGCATACCGACCGATATCGGCTCGACAGCCCATGCCTCGGACTTCTGTTACACCACGAGCCACGACTATCTCTCCGTCTGGACCACGCAATATTCGATCGATTTCTACGAGAAGATGGGCCATTACGCCCGGATCGGCGGCCTCGAAGTGGCGCGCACCGGCGACGATAGCTGGATGGAGGAAATCAAGCGCAAGCTGTCCTCGGCACGGGCTTTCGGCACGCGCGCCCATTATGTCAGCCCGTCCGAGATCAAGGAGAAATTCCCGCTGATCGAGGAAGATCAGGTGATGGGCGGCCTTTACGATCCGGATGCCGGCCTCGTCATCCCGCGCTCGCAGACCGTTGCCGGCAAGCTGGTCGATGCCGCCGAAAAGGCAGGCAAGCTCAAGGTGTTCGGCAACACGCCGGCAAAGTCGCTGATCGTCGAAGGCGGCCGCATCAAGGGCGTCGTCACCCATCGCGGCACTATCATGGCCGACCACGTCATCGTCTGTGCCGGTCTCTGGGGGCGCCTGATCGCCGAGATGGTCGGCGAAGACCTGCCGGTCATGCCGGTCGACCACCCGCTCACCTTCTTCGGTCCCTATAACGAGTTTGAAGGCACCGGCAAAGAAATCGGCTTCCCGCTGCTGCGCGACCAGGGCAACTCCGCCTATATGCGCGATACCGGCGACCCGGCGACGACCGAGGGCGGCCAGATCGAGTGGGGCTATTACGAAGCCGCCAATCCGCGCATGTGCCATCCGCGCGATCTTCTCGAAAAACACGAAGCACGGCTTTCGCCTTCGCAGCGCGATCTCGAGATGGAACAGATCATCGAGCCGCTCGAGCGCGCCATGGAACTGACGCCGATCCTCGGCGAACTCGGCTATAACGAGGGTCACTCGTTCAACGGCCTGCTGCAGGTTTCCGCCGGCGGCGGCGCATCCTGCGGCGAGAGCCAGAAGGTGCGCGGTCTCTGGTATTGCGTCGCCATCTGGGTCAAGGACGGCCCAGGCTACGGCAAGCTGATTGCCGACTGGATGACCGATGGCCGGACAGAAATCGATCACAACAGCATCGATTATGCCCGCTTCTATCCGCATCAATTGACGGAAGAGTTCATCGAGGGGCGCTGCTACGAAGCCGCCCAGAAGATCTATTTCCCGGCTGTCCACACCCGCGAACCCTACGCATCCGGCCGCAACGCCAAGCGTTCACCCTTCTACGAGCGCGAGAAGGAGCTTGGCGGCTACTTCATGGAGCTTGGCGGCTGGGAGCGTGCACACGGCTACGCCGCCAACGAGCACCTTCTGGAGAAATACGCCGACCGCGTTCCGCTGCGTGAGAACGAATGGGACAGCCGCCATTTCTGGCGCGTGTCGAATGCCGAGCATCTGGCGATGAGCGAGGATTGCGGCATCGTCAATCTCAGCCACTTCCACATGGTCGATATCGAAGGACCTGACCATGTCGAGCTGATGGAATGGCTGTGCGCCGCCAAGGTCGGCGGCGACGCAAACATCGGCAAGGGCGTTTACACCCACTTCCTCGACGACGAAGGCATGGTGCGCGCCGACTTCACCGTCTTCCGCATGGCCGACCGCTGCCGTCTGGTCAACGGCGCCGATGCCGGCCCGCGCGACCTGCACTATATGAAGCGCGTCGCCCAAGACCGTGGCCTTGACGTGACCATCACCGACGTCTCGGAAAAATTCGTGACGATCGGCATCTGGGGTCCGAACGCACGCGACACGCTGAAGAAGGCCGTGGCCGATCCGGCCGGGCTCGATCCGGAAAACTTCGCCTTTACGGCGATCAAGCCGATCGAAATCGCCGGCAAGCCCGTCACCGCCTTCCGCATCTCCTATGTCGGCGAGCAGGGCTGGGAACTGCACATGAAATACGAAGACGGCCTCGCCGTCTGGGATGCGCTGCGTTCGACCGGCGTGATGGCCTTCGGCGTGGAAACCTATGCAAACTCGCGCCGCATGGAAAAGAGCCTGCGCCTGCAGAACGCCGACCTCCTGACCCAGTACAACTTGATCGAAGCCGATCTCGCCCGTCCGAAGGTCAAGGAAGCCGATTTCCGCGGCAAGGCGAAGCATCTGGAATACAAGGCGCGCGAGCACCAGCCGGCCATGCTCTGCACGCTTGTGATGACCGAAAATACCGACAAGTTGGGCGTCAAGCGTTATCCCGTCGGCAACCTGCCGGTTGTCGACCCTGCCACGGGAGAGGTTCTGGTCGACGCGCTGGGCCGTCGCTCCTACACAACCTCGATCGCCTACGGCCCGACGGTCGGAAAGAATATTGCCTTGGCCTATTTGCCCTGGTCACATTGCCAGGTCGGACGTAAGCTGAACGTCGAGTATTTCGCCGAGACTTATCCGGTTGAGGTTGTCGGCGTCGGCTACAAGCCGATCTATGACCCGGAAAATCTGAAGCCGCGCAGCTAA
- a CDS encoding helix-turn-helix domain-containing protein produces the protein MSLSSAQCRAARALLAWSQDDLSSASKVAKATIANFEAGKRSPYERTLQDMKHALEGGGVIFIPENGGGAGVRLAKRAHPSIDTNETETVQYEEYLENDAPPGAGG, from the coding sequence TTGAGCCTATCTTCCGCCCAATGCCGCGCTGCGCGTGCCCTGTTGGCCTGGTCTCAGGACGACCTTTCATCGGCCTCAAAAGTCGCCAAAGCGACGATTGCCAATTTCGAGGCCGGCAAGCGCTCTCCCTATGAGCGAACCCTTCAGGATATGAAGCACGCCCTGGAAGGCGGCGGGGTTATTTTCATCCCGGAAAACGGCGGCGGTGCGGGCGTTCGCCTGGCAAAACGTGCACATCCCTCGATCGATACGAATGAGACAGAGACGGTTCAATATGAAGAATATCTCGAAAACGACGCACCGCCCGGTGCCGGTGGCTGA
- a CDS encoding class I SAM-dependent methyltransferase produces MREPDMQKLDALVGRLVGDVGAAMSGALVVLGDQVGLFKAMADGTPLTVEQLAAKTGVKERYLREWLSAQAAADYVAYDEKTDRFSLTAEQAMVFAEENSPAFFVGAFEVVQSMWMDEPKIADAFRTGKGLGWHEHSTCLFRGTERFFRPGYNSHLVNEWIPALAGMDEKLKAGASVADVGCGHGASTILMAQAYPASHFTGFDYHGPSIERAKAAAKEAGVADRVTFEQGKAAEFPGRGYDMVAMFDCLHDMGDPVGAGRHVKETLAPNGTWLIVEPFAHDHLKDNLNPVGRVYYGASTMICTPASLSQEVGLGLGAQAGEMKLRKVALDAGFKHFRRATETPFNMVFEVRA; encoded by the coding sequence ATGCGTGAGCCAGATATGCAGAAACTCGATGCGCTCGTCGGTCGTCTTGTTGGGGATGTCGGCGCCGCCATGTCAGGGGCCCTGGTCGTGCTGGGCGACCAGGTCGGATTGTTCAAGGCGATGGCCGACGGAACGCCTTTGACCGTTGAGCAGCTTGCCGCGAAAACGGGGGTGAAGGAGCGCTACCTCAGGGAATGGCTGAGCGCCCAGGCGGCCGCGGATTATGTCGCTTACGATGAAAAAACCGATCGTTTCAGCCTGACGGCGGAACAGGCGATGGTGTTTGCCGAGGAAAACAGCCCGGCCTTCTTCGTCGGCGCCTTCGAGGTCGTGCAATCCATGTGGATGGACGAGCCGAAGATCGCCGATGCCTTCCGCACCGGCAAGGGGCTCGGCTGGCATGAGCACAGCACCTGCCTTTTCCGCGGCACCGAGCGGTTCTTCCGCCCCGGCTACAACAGCCATCTCGTCAACGAATGGATTCCCGCCCTTGCCGGGATGGACGAAAAGCTCAAGGCCGGCGCCAGTGTCGCCGATGTCGGCTGCGGTCACGGCGCCTCGACCATCCTGATGGCGCAGGCCTATCCCGCCTCGCATTTTACCGGCTTCGATTATCACGGCCCGTCGATCGAAAGAGCCAAGGCCGCCGCCAAGGAGGCCGGCGTCGCCGACCGGGTGACGTTCGAGCAGGGCAAGGCGGCGGAATTTCCCGGGCGCGGCTATGATATGGTCGCCATGTTCGACTGCCTGCACGACATGGGCGATCCGGTCGGCGCCGGCCGGCATGTCAAGGAAACGCTCGCCCCGAACGGCACGTGGCTGATCGTCGAGCCCTTCGCCCATGACCATTTGAAGGACAATCTCAATCCTGTCGGCCGCGTCTATTACGGCGCTTCGACGATGATCTGCACGCCGGCATCGCTCTCCCAGGAAGTCGGGCTCGGTCTCGGCGCCCAGGCGGGGGAAATGAAGCTTCGCAAGGTGGCGCTCGACGCCGGCTTCAAACATTTCCGCCGCGCCACCGAAACCCCGTTCAACATGGTGTTCGAGGTTCGGGCCTGA
- a CDS encoding AraC family transcriptional regulator — protein MRTVSLPRGRQRLHAMPTSTGYEVRENETYDWDGRRRGQTPFTVLQHTISGSGRLRYQNRNYRLQGGDTLLVLVPHNHRYWLEKGERWEYFWISMNGEETLRIHQLVLSTAGPVLKLQRSTIDHLADCSLRLVKGATSPGAASAVAYEAAMALYDDVFGSPAFAAELSPMQLVIDHINANLEKPLPVSELAGIVGLSRAHFSRSFAESEGVPPAEFVLQQRLQRAVKLLTKADFLPVKEVAIMCGFEDANYFSKVFRRVYGTNPTEFRTTGMYASIGKLK, from the coding sequence ATGAGGACGGTTTCGCTGCCCCGCGGCCGCCAGCGGCTGCATGCCATGCCGACCAGCACCGGCTATGAAGTGCGCGAGAACGAAACCTATGACTGGGACGGCCGAAGGCGCGGCCAGACGCCCTTCACGGTGCTGCAGCACACGATCAGCGGCTCGGGCCGGCTGCGCTACCAGAACCGCAATTATCGCCTTCAGGGCGGTGACACGCTGCTGGTGCTCGTCCCGCACAATCACCGCTACTGGCTGGAGAAGGGCGAGCGCTGGGAATATTTCTGGATCTCGATGAATGGCGAGGAAACGCTGCGCATCCACCAGCTGGTGCTGTCGACCGCCGGGCCGGTGCTGAAGCTGCAGCGCTCGACCATCGATCATCTGGCCGATTGCAGCCTGCGCCTCGTCAAGGGCGCGACGTCGCCCGGTGCGGCCTCGGCGGTTGCCTATGAGGCGGCGATGGCGCTCTACGACGACGTCTTCGGCTCGCCGGCCTTTGCCGCCGAGCTCAGCCCGATGCAGCTGGTGATCGACCATATCAATGCCAATCTCGAAAAGCCGCTGCCGGTCAGCGAGCTCGCCGGCATCGTCGGCCTCAGCCGCGCGCATTTCTCGCGCAGCTTCGCCGAGAGCGAGGGGGTGCCGCCGGCCGAATTCGTGCTGCAGCAGCGCCTGCAGCGCGCCGTCAAGCTGCTGACCAAGGCCGACTTCCTGCCGGTCAAGGAAGTCGCCATTATGTGCGGCTTCGAGGACGCCAACTATTTCTCCAAGGTCTTCCGCCGCGTCTACGGCACAAACCCCACCGAATTCCGCACGACCGGCATGTATGCCAGCATCGGCAAGCTGAAATAG
- a CDS encoding alpha-glucosidase/alpha-galactosidase, with translation MSFKIAIIGAGSVGFTKKLFTDILCVPEFRDIEFALTDLSEHNLEMIKAILDRIVEANGLPTKVTATTDRRQALTGARYIISCVRVGGLEAYADDIRIPLKYGIDQCVGDTICAGGILYGQRNIPVILDFCKDIREVAEPGAKFLNYANPMAMNTWAAIEYGKVDTVGLCHGVQHGAEQIAEVLGAKSLSEFDYICSGINHQTWFIDLRLNGRKIGKDELVAAFEAHPVYSQQEKLRIDVLKRFGVYSTESNGHLSEYLPWYRKRPEEITRWIDMSDWIHGETGGYLRHSTETRNWFETEFPQFLESAAKPIDPAKRSNEHASHILEALETNRVYRGHFNVKNNGIITNLPFDAIIESPGFVDRFGINMVSGVTLPEACAATCIASINVQRMSVHAAISGDIDLLKLAVLHDPLVGAVSTPEEVWQMVDEMVVAQARWLPQYADAVPAAKERLSKSKVQTRDWAGAARRTVRSIEELRAEKAALKQAV, from the coding sequence ATGAGTTTCAAAATCGCTATCATCGGTGCGGGCAGCGTCGGCTTCACCAAGAAGCTGTTCACCGACATCTTGTGCGTTCCGGAGTTTCGCGACATCGAATTCGCGCTGACCGATCTCAGCGAACACAATCTCGAAATGATCAAGGCGATACTCGATCGCATCGTCGAGGCGAACGGGCTGCCGACCAAGGTGACGGCGACGACCGATCGGCGCCAGGCGCTGACAGGCGCCCGTTACATCATCAGCTGTGTCCGGGTCGGCGGGCTTGAAGCCTATGCTGACGATATCAGAATTCCGCTGAAATACGGCATCGACCAGTGTGTCGGCGATACGATCTGCGCCGGCGGCATCCTCTACGGCCAGCGCAACATCCCGGTCATCCTCGACTTCTGCAAGGATATCAGGGAGGTCGCCGAGCCCGGCGCCAAGTTCCTCAACTATGCCAACCCGATGGCGATGAACACCTGGGCGGCGATCGAATATGGCAAGGTCGACACCGTCGGCCTCTGCCATGGCGTCCAGCACGGCGCCGAGCAGATCGCCGAGGTGCTCGGCGCCAAGTCGCTGAGCGAGTTCGACTACATCTGTTCCGGCATCAATCACCAGACCTGGTTCATCGACCTGCGCCTCAACGGCCGCAAGATCGGCAAGGACGAGCTGGTTGCCGCCTTCGAGGCGCATCCGGTCTATTCGCAGCAGGAAAAACTGCGCATCGACGTGCTGAAGCGGTTCGGCGTCTATTCCACCGAAAGCAACGGCCATCTCTCGGAATATCTGCCCTGGTATCGCAAGCGGCCGGAGGAAATTACCCGCTGGATCGACATGTCCGACTGGATCCACGGCGAGACCGGCGGCTATCTCCGGCACTCGACGGAAACGCGTAACTGGTTCGAGACCGAATTTCCGCAATTCCTGGAATCCGCGGCCAAGCCGATCGATCCGGCCAAGCGCTCGAACGAGCATGCCAGCCACATTCTCGAGGCGCTGGAGACGAACCGGGTCTATCGCGGCCATTTCAACGTCAAGAACAACGGCATCATCACCAACCTGCCGTTCGATGCGATCATCGAATCGCCGGGTTTCGTCGACCGCTTCGGCATCAACATGGTCTCCGGCGTCACCCTGCCGGAAGCCTGTGCGGCCACCTGCATCGCCTCGATCAACGTCCAGCGCATGTCGGTGCATGCCGCCATTTCAGGCGACATCGACCTTCTGAAGCTCGCCGTGCTGCACGATCCGCTGGTCGGCGCCGTCTCGACGCCGGAGGAGGTCTGGCAGATGGTCGACGAGATGGTCGTTGCCCAGGCCCGCTGGCTGCCGCAATATGCCGATGCCGTGCCGGCCGCCAAGGAGCGGCTGTCGAAATCGAAGGTGCAGACCCGCGACTGGGCGGGGGCTGCGCGCCGCACCGTCCGTTCGATCGAGGAGCTGCGCGCCGAAAAGGCGGCTCTGAAACAGGCCGTCTGA
- a CDS encoding ABC transporter substrate-binding protein has product MMNFRKTGILAGLALGVSVLALNAYASEATVPPAPAEFPAEGKIKYVARDSILEFKALPEYHEPDWVTKNFVATGKLPPVKDRLPKEPLVFKTSNMPDGIGVYGDTMRHVIGGRPEGWNYGAGQTQGWGGIDIGLSECLTRTAPLFQVEAKDTEPLPNLAKSWDWSADGHKLTMHLVEGAKWSDGAPFNADDIMFYWDDEVVDPNVSPLGGGASPEAFGVGTTLKKIDDYTVEWTFKEAFPKQYLYTMSYPNFCPGPSHILKPQHPKYSKNTYDQFKNAFPPAFMNMPVMGAWVPVEYRSDDIIVMRRNPYYWKVDEKGDQLPYLNELHYKLSTWADRDVQAVAGSADISNLEQPENFVASLKRAAEKTAPARLAFGPRLIGYNLRMNFSANGWGNPDERGQAIRELNRNEDFRKAVTMALDRKAIGDSLVKGPFTAIYPGGLSSGTSFYDRNSTVYYPFDLKGAKAELAKAGLKDTDGDGIVNFPAGTAGGKNVEIVLLVNNDYTTDKSLGEGVVGQMEKLGLKVIINGLDGAKRDEAHYSGRFDWLIQRNTTELSSVVQNTEQLAPVGPRTSWNHRAGKDDKLDLMPFEQELVDVVNKFTTSQSNDDRVNLMKQYQKISTEHVNTVGLTEYPGALIINKRFSNVPQGTPIFMFNWAEDSIIRERLWVAADKQGKYELFPEQLPGKPGDKGPIN; this is encoded by the coding sequence ATGATGAATTTCCGCAAAACAGGCATTCTGGCCGGCCTGGCGCTTGGCGTCTCGGTGCTGGCGCTGAATGCCTATGCTTCCGAGGCAACCGTTCCGCCGGCGCCGGCGGAATTCCCGGCCGAAGGCAAGATCAAATATGTGGCGCGCGACTCCATCCTGGAGTTCAAGGCGCTGCCCGAATATCACGAGCCCGACTGGGTCACCAAGAATTTCGTTGCCACCGGCAAGCTGCCGCCGGTCAAGGACCGGCTGCCGAAGGAGCCGCTGGTCTTCAAAACAAGCAATATGCCCGACGGCATCGGTGTCTACGGCGATACGATGCGCCACGTCATCGGCGGCCGGCCGGAAGGCTGGAACTACGGCGCCGGCCAGACCCAGGGCTGGGGCGGCATCGATATCGGCCTCTCCGAATGCCTGACGCGCACCGCGCCGCTGTTCCAGGTGGAAGCCAAGGATACCGAGCCGCTGCCGAACCTCGCCAAGAGCTGGGATTGGTCCGCCGACGGCCATAAGCTGACCATGCACCTGGTCGAAGGCGCCAAATGGTCGGACGGTGCGCCGTTCAATGCCGACGACATCATGTTCTACTGGGACGATGAAGTCGTCGATCCGAATGTCTCGCCGCTCGGCGGCGGCGCCTCGCCGGAAGCTTTCGGCGTCGGCACGACGCTGAAGAAGATCGACGATTATACCGTCGAGTGGACCTTCAAGGAGGCCTTCCCGAAGCAATATCTCTACACGATGTCCTACCCGAACTTCTGCCCGGGTCCGTCGCATATCCTGAAGCCGCAGCACCCGAAATATTCGAAGAACACCTACGACCAGTTCAAGAACGCCTTCCCGCCCGCCTTCATGAACATGCCTGTCATGGGCGCCTGGGTGCCGGTGGAATATCGTTCCGACGACATCATCGTCATGCGCCGCAATCCTTATTACTGGAAGGTCGATGAGAAGGGCGATCAGCTGCCTTATCTCAACGAGCTGCACTACAAGCTCTCGACCTGGGCCGACCGTGACGTTCAGGCGGTGGCGGGATCGGCCGACATCTCCAACCTCGAGCAGCCGGAAAACTTCGTCGCCTCGCTGAAGCGCGCCGCCGAAAAGACCGCGCCCGCCCGTCTTGCCTTCGGTCCGCGCCTGATCGGCTATAATCTGCGCATGAACTTCTCCGCCAATGGCTGGGGCAACCCGGACGAGCGCGGCCAGGCGATCCGCGAGCTGAACCGCAACGAGGACTTCCGCAAGGCCGTCACCATGGCGCTCGACCGCAAGGCGATCGGCGACTCGCTGGTCAAGGGACCGTTCACCGCGATCTATCCGGGCGGGCTGTCCTCCGGCACCAGCTTCTACGACCGCAACTCCACCGTCTACTATCCCTTCGATCTCAAGGGCGCCAAGGCGGAGCTTGCCAAGGCCGGCCTCAAGGATACGGATGGCGACGGCATCGTGAACTTCCCGGCCGGCACGGCCGGCGGCAAGAATGTCGAAATCGTTCTGCTCGTCAACAACGACTATACGACCGACAAGAGCCTCGGCGAAGGTGTCGTCGGCCAGATGGAAAAGCTCGGGCTGAAGGTTATCATCAACGGGCTCGACGGGGCGAAGCGTGACGAAGCGCATTATTCCGGTCGCTTCGACTGGCTGATCCAGCGCAACACGACGGAACTGTCGTCGGTGGTGCAGAATACCGAGCAGCTCGCTCCGGTCGGTCCGCGCACCAGCTGGAACCATCGTGCCGGCAAGGACGACAAGCTCGATCTGATGCCGTTCGAACAGGAGCTTGTCGACGTCGTCAACAAGTTCACCACCAGCCAGAGCAATGACGATCGCGTCAATCTGATGAAACAGTATCAGAAGATCTCGACCGAGCACGTCAACACCGTCGGTCTGACCGAATATCCGGGCGCGCTGATCATCAACAAGCGCTTCTCCAACGTGCCGCAGGGGACGCCGATCTTCATGTTCAACTGGGCTGAAGACTCGATCATCCGCGAACGCCTGTGGGTGGCCGCCGACAAGCAGGGCAAATATGAGCTGTTCCCCGAACAGCTGCCCGGCAAGCCCGGCGATAAGGGCCCGATCAACTGA